One Peribacillus simplex NBRC 15720 = DSM 1321 genomic region harbors:
- the galU gene encoding UTP--glucose-1-phosphate uridylyltransferase GalU produces the protein MNKITKAIIPAAGLGTRFLPATKAMPKEMLPIIDKPTIQYIVEEAVASGIKDIIIVTGKGKRAIEDHFDYAPELEQNLMEKGKLDLLNKVQYSTNLANIHYIRQKEPKGLGHAVWCARKFIGNEPFAVLLGDDIVQSETPCLRQLINQFEETNNSIIGVQTVPKEETNRYGIIDPAFQDGRLYQVENFVEKPSLGTAPSNLAIMGRYILTPEIFSILDQLEVGAGGEIQLTDAIQQLNQIQQVFAYDFEGKRYDVGEKLGFVKTTIEFALENPSLRKDILSFVTQILDCEKVK, from the coding sequence GTGAATAAAATCACAAAAGCTATCATCCCCGCGGCAGGGTTGGGTACTCGTTTTTTGCCAGCCACGAAAGCGATGCCAAAAGAGATGCTGCCGATCATTGATAAACCAACGATTCAGTACATAGTTGAGGAAGCCGTTGCATCAGGAATAAAAGATATAATAATTGTAACTGGAAAAGGGAAACGTGCGATTGAGGATCACTTTGATTACGCTCCAGAACTCGAACAAAATCTAATGGAAAAAGGAAAACTGGATTTACTCAATAAAGTACAATACTCCACAAATCTTGCTAATATCCATTACATTAGACAAAAGGAACCAAAAGGATTAGGGCACGCAGTGTGGTGTGCACGTAAATTTATTGGGAACGAGCCATTTGCAGTACTTTTAGGTGATGATATTGTCCAGAGTGAAACTCCTTGCTTAAGGCAGTTAATTAATCAGTTTGAGGAAACAAACAATTCTATTATTGGAGTTCAAACTGTACCTAAAGAAGAAACCAATCGCTATGGGATAATTGACCCTGCTTTTCAAGATGGACGTCTTTATCAAGTTGAAAACTTTGTAGAAAAACCATCTTTAGGAACAGCACCTTCCAATTTGGCAATAATGGGAAGATATATTCTTACTCCTGAAATCTTCAGTATTCTTGATCAGCTGGAAGTTGGTGCTGGAGGAGAAATTCAGTTAACAGATGCAATTCAACAGTTAAACCAAATACAGCAAGTTTTTGCTTATGATTTTGAAGGAAAACGATATGATGTTGGAGAAAAGTTGGGGTTTGTGAAAACAACGATAGAGTTTGCTTTGGAAAATCCCTCATTAAGGAAAGATATACTGTCCTTTGTAACACAAATATTGGATTGCGAAAAAGTTAAATAA
- a CDS encoding sugar transferase, with protein MIYKTYVKRMIDFLLSLVGLLILSPVFLALAIIIKLESRGPILFKQRRIAMNKKEFYILKFRTMKVDTPKDTPTHLLKNPESYITSVGKFLRKTSLDEFPQIINIIKGEMSIIGPRPALWNQYDLIEERDKYKANDIKPGLTGWAQINGRDELPINIKAKLDGEYVKNLSIAFDVKVFIKTVLSVIRSEGVREGQRARYIKK; from the coding sequence GTGATTTATAAAACATATGTGAAAAGAATGATAGATTTTTTGCTCTCTTTAGTCGGGTTGTTAATTTTATCACCTGTATTCTTAGCATTAGCTATTATTATTAAGCTAGAATCAAGAGGGCCAATATTATTTAAACAACGCCGAATAGCCATGAATAAAAAAGAGTTTTACATTTTAAAATTTAGAACAATGAAGGTTGATACACCAAAGGATACGCCCACACACCTTTTAAAAAATCCAGAGAGCTATATTACAAGTGTAGGTAAGTTTTTACGTAAGACGAGTTTAGATGAATTTCCACAAATAATAAACATTATCAAGGGTGAGATGAGCATAATTGGACCTCGACCCGCGCTTTGGAATCAATATGATTTAATTGAAGAGCGTGACAAATATAAGGCAAATGATATTAAACCTGGACTTACAGGTTGGGCCCAAATCAATGGAAGGGATGAACTTCCTATAAATATAAAAGCAAAGCTTGATGGTGAGTATGTTAAAAACCTGAGTATTGCATTTGATGTGAAGGTGTTTATAAAGACAGTTTTGAGTGTAATTAGGAGTGAGGGAGTTAGAGAAGGTCAGAGAGCACGTTATATAAAAAAATAA